A region from the Hydrogenimonas sp. genome encodes:
- a CDS encoding helicase, C-terminal:type III restriction enzyme, res subunit:DEAD/DEAH box helicase, N-terminal has protein sequence MIPSVLSTQVIQGVKDFLTTTFHSTTPAFSGAIERFVEEEGMLFKGPYFSIALPFRKGSRKKRFFPEILESSFVPYLHQELAFERLGVEKPLPTLVATGTGSGKTESFMYPILEYCRLHKSQHGVKAIIIYPMNALAADQAKRFAKAISSAQALKGVRVGLFVGGEDGDRQSQMSKDYVITDKDILRRDPPDILLTNYKMLDFLLMRPKDQTLWKYNIGTGVLKFLAVDEIHTFDGAQGTDLASLLRRLRAKLQIEKGSLGCIGTSATLGTEGSESIRDFASRVFSETFDANSVIEEHRIDADEFLRDVQNDFFNFPMPDRLEELLYTNYQNMEGYIAAQYALWFGESGNEVASTDFRIRLGKRLKELSLFKLLLRHAGGEIVEKRKLVDIFRKHILARNGGLRYYEALIDSLLALLSWAKGEPLGEYVPPFLHLRVQLWLREMTRMVGSLEAQPKIRFSHDLGGKEEQKYYPLIHCRECHAMGWGGVKKEGDDELIDDLDLFYKVFFAKDPRLRFIFPVEESFSAPHGRIYHIDTATGREAVESGRDEERVLVWESDTRVDGKAKSHNDCPFCGNKNALTILGSRAASLGSVMIGQSFASSYNDDKKLIAFSDSVQDAAHRAGFFGARSWQFTMRGVIQQALEAEGGSVRMSELSKVVANHWREKLESRERYIATLIAPDMIWLRAYEILQKSGKLPKESDIERLVNERLDWHIYSEFGYRSHIGRTLERSGASTVGFKPLEALTKALLPKLQNDFEPLRELDEVKLEKFIYGLLQHMRKQGAIFNSHLGSYIARGGHIYAFTKFQQFYMASFTFRSRSPAFLTTGPFQNFEKIHNKTKSTWCDWWVQVNFLDNILLTGSYAEALYKKVMQALIEYHFVEEREVSGAPVWGLKPENLRIESGVVQLHCNRCGDVLTVVNGEKNRAAGVYCLRKGCEGHYEISSTKADFYRDLFRYGDIERIVAVEHTGLLERSDRERVERSFIERSSKEPWKPNLLSATPTLEMGIDIGDLSSVLLCSTPPSAANYLQRIGRAGRKDGNALNATVANAQPHDLYFYSEPMEMMRGKIEAPGIFIDASAILQRQFLAFCMDRWVYEKSVDESAIPWKLSKVLSAVKEKHRERFPWTLIGFISENVDSLLEEFFSLYGEELHEKTREELRIFAKGNVEEIQETEWPDELKEAKSLSYKLLHRLELVIAERDALARQIDFLKEKIRTHKATEAKDRDWQEELQKLESELTGLRSVRRMINKKETFEFFTNEGLLPNYAFPESGVTLKSIIYRHKEKIQGDDGAGYESFSFEYERPGSSAISELAPHNRFYAGGRKVRIDQIDMKISEIETWRFCDRCSYSRREGATVESVCPRCGSPMWCDAGQKRDLIRLRQVMATTGDRQSRLMDDSDQREPLFYTKQLLIDIESDQIQEAWVTESETSPFGFEFVQKAHFKEINFGEFSLTGEEVSIAGKRTPRNGFILCRCCGKVQKKKPEDPNFKPVHAFSCECSDPNDPENFVESLYLYRDFDSEAIRMLLPMTTMANDEEKLHSLIAAFQMGLKAYFGGSVDHLRVGLHEEGVAGEEYRKQFLVLYDTIPGGTGYLRQLMRGNYPLFDVLELAYNELNTCVCNEDPQKDGCYRCIYAYRNNFDRPLVSRDRAKEVIEEILTYKERVKRVENLSAVSVDGLFDSELEARFLKKLSSYCEEGVRAKLREYVTRNGRAGYLLEIGERRYEIEQQVELGERNGVSISSRADFVIYPDEGKPIVVFTDGYAFHKDRLELDSAQRMAILESGNYEVWSITWEDVEKEGLNEESCLNFIDRDSFNPVVLARYCNDDSFMEQNSFQWLMKRLAQGDKALWSKRADSVTLSMMQGVIKKETSAWEDIMEILSTEMKEILDELKEPIVYGQKTYESMRLFVLGELKSINRNDFSKLVAAIYLNDEEQVDKALWAGMLRLWNLLQFVSYPFWTTKKGLESGMYDAIDWFKEQEKAVDKEWNGVYEEVLEEAKALVKALAGAGVPLPEVGYEITDESGKVLADTELAWPDKKIGVVLGEIPDTIGGWHLFSVEEKELLIRHLNEGEK, from the coding sequence ATGATCCCATCTGTACTCTCGACCCAGGTGATTCAGGGTGTCAAAGATTTTTTGACGACGACGTTTCATAGCACTACACCGGCATTTTCCGGAGCGATCGAACGTTTTGTCGAAGAGGAGGGGATGCTTTTCAAAGGACCCTACTTTTCCATCGCTTTGCCATTTCGTAAAGGGAGTCGAAAGAAGCGTTTTTTTCCTGAAATTTTGGAGAGCTCCTTTGTGCCCTACCTGCATCAGGAGCTGGCCTTCGAGCGGTTGGGTGTAGAGAAGCCATTGCCTACACTCGTGGCGACCGGAACGGGATCGGGGAAGACCGAATCGTTTATGTATCCGATTTTGGAGTATTGCCGCCTGCATAAGTCGCAGCACGGTGTCAAAGCGATCATCATCTACCCTATGAATGCCCTCGCCGCAGACCAGGCGAAGCGGTTTGCCAAAGCGATCTCCTCGGCCCAGGCTCTGAAAGGAGTTCGTGTGGGACTTTTTGTCGGAGGAGAGGATGGCGATAGACAGTCACAGATGAGCAAGGATTATGTCATAACCGACAAAGATATCCTCCGCCGGGACCCCCCTGATATTCTGCTTACCAACTACAAAATGCTCGACTTTCTACTTATGCGTCCTAAAGATCAGACACTCTGGAAATATAATATCGGCACCGGTGTTTTGAAGTTTCTGGCGGTGGATGAGATCCATACCTTCGATGGTGCGCAGGGGACCGACCTGGCGTCACTGCTCCGTCGCCTTCGTGCAAAGTTGCAGATAGAAAAAGGGAGCCTGGGCTGTATCGGAACCTCCGCTACACTGGGAACCGAGGGGAGTGAATCGATACGGGATTTCGCCTCAAGAGTATTTTCGGAAACTTTCGATGCAAATTCGGTGATCGAGGAGCATCGCATTGATGCTGATGAGTTTTTGCGCGATGTCCAAAACGACTTTTTCAACTTTCCGATGCCCGATCGGCTTGAGGAGCTGCTCTATACAAATTATCAAAATATGGAAGGGTATATCGCTGCGCAATATGCCTTGTGGTTTGGAGAAAGTGGGAACGAGGTCGCATCGACAGATTTCAGAATCCGATTGGGCAAGCGGCTCAAAGAGTTGTCCCTGTTCAAATTGCTATTGCGCCATGCGGGCGGAGAGATTGTGGAAAAACGCAAGCTTGTTGACATTTTTAGAAAGCATATTTTGGCCCGCAACGGCGGACTCCGTTATTATGAAGCGCTGATAGATTCGTTACTGGCGCTTCTCTCCTGGGCCAAAGGTGAACCGCTGGGAGAGTATGTGCCGCCTTTTTTGCATCTGCGCGTGCAGTTGTGGTTACGGGAGATGACTCGGATGGTCGGTAGCTTGGAAGCGCAACCGAAGATTCGATTTTCTCATGATCTTGGCGGTAAAGAGGAGCAAAAATACTATCCGCTGATTCATTGCCGTGAATGTCACGCTATGGGATGGGGCGGTGTGAAGAAAGAGGGTGACGATGAGCTGATTGACGATCTGGATCTTTTCTATAAAGTCTTCTTCGCCAAGGATCCCAGACTGCGTTTTATTTTCCCTGTCGAAGAGTCATTCTCTGCACCTCATGGACGAATCTATCATATCGATACGGCGACGGGCAGAGAAGCTGTCGAAAGTGGTCGTGATGAGGAGAGGGTATTGGTATGGGAGAGCGATACCCGGGTGGACGGCAAAGCCAAAAGCCATAACGACTGTCCTTTTTGCGGCAACAAAAACGCGCTGACGATTTTGGGTTCGAGGGCGGCTAGTCTGGGGTCGGTGATGATAGGACAGAGTTTTGCCAGTTCTTACAATGACGACAAAAAGCTGATCGCCTTTTCCGATTCGGTACAGGATGCCGCCCACCGTGCCGGGTTTTTCGGAGCCAGAAGCTGGCAGTTTACGATGAGGGGTGTCATTCAGCAGGCACTTGAAGCTGAAGGCGGCAGCGTAAGGATGTCTGAACTTTCAAAAGTTGTAGCCAATCACTGGAGAGAGAAACTTGAAAGTCGCGAGCGGTATATCGCTACCTTGATCGCTCCGGACATGATATGGTTACGTGCATACGAAATATTACAAAAAAGCGGAAAGCTGCCAAAGGAGAGTGATATCGAGCGTTTGGTAAACGAGCGTCTCGACTGGCATATTTACAGTGAATTTGGTTATCGAAGCCATATCGGCCGGACGCTTGAGCGTTCCGGCGCCTCAACGGTTGGGTTTAAACCGCTCGAAGCATTGACAAAAGCGCTTTTGCCAAAACTGCAAAATGATTTCGAGCCTCTGAGGGAATTGGATGAGGTGAAGCTTGAAAAGTTCATTTACGGACTTTTGCAACATATGCGCAAACAGGGTGCGATTTTCAATAGCCATTTAGGAAGCTATATCGCAAGAGGGGGGCATATTTACGCCTTTACGAAATTTCAGCAGTTCTACATGGCATCGTTTACCTTCCGCTCCCGTTCGCCGGCCTTTTTGACTACTGGGCCTTTTCAAAACTTCGAAAAGATACACAACAAGACAAAAAGCACCTGGTGCGACTGGTGGGTTCAAGTCAATTTCCTCGATAACATCCTTTTGACAGGCAGCTATGCGGAAGCGCTCTATAAAAAGGTTATGCAGGCATTGATCGAATATCATTTCGTTGAAGAGAGAGAGGTTTCCGGAGCGCCGGTTTGGGGCTTAAAGCCTGAAAATCTGCGTATCGAAAGCGGTGTGGTGCAACTGCACTGTAACCGATGCGGCGATGTTTTGACAGTAGTGAATGGTGAGAAAAACAGAGCGGCAGGAGTGTACTGTTTAAGAAAAGGGTGTGAGGGGCATTATGAGATAAGCTCTACAAAAGCCGACTTCTATCGCGATCTTTTCCGCTATGGAGATATTGAGCGCATCGTTGCCGTAGAGCACACCGGACTGCTGGAGCGAAGCGACAGGGAGAGAGTAGAGAGAAGTTTCATTGAGCGGAGCTCCAAGGAGCCCTGGAAACCAAATCTGCTTTCGGCTACGCCGACCTTGGAGATGGGTATAGATATAGGGGATTTGAGCAGCGTCCTGCTCTGCTCCACACCTCCATCCGCAGCGAATTATCTACAGCGTATCGGACGCGCCGGACGAAAAGACGGCAATGCACTCAATGCCACAGTGGCCAATGCCCAGCCTCATGATCTCTACTTTTACAGCGAACCGATGGAGATGATGCGTGGAAAAATAGAAGCGCCTGGTATCTTCATCGATGCTTCGGCTATTTTACAGCGGCAGTTTCTCGCTTTTTGCATGGATAGGTGGGTTTATGAAAAAAGTGTGGACGAGTCGGCGATTCCATGGAAGCTTTCCAAAGTTCTATCAGCAGTAAAAGAGAAACACCGGGAGCGTTTCCCCTGGACGCTGATAGGATTCATTTCAGAAAATGTCGATAGTCTGCTGGAGGAGTTCTTTTCACTCTACGGCGAGGAATTACATGAGAAAACACGGGAAGAGCTGCGGATTTTTGCAAAAGGAAATGTGGAAGAGATACAAGAAACCGAGTGGCCGGACGAGCTGAAAGAGGCTAAGTCTCTCAGCTACAAGTTGCTTCATAGGCTTGAACTGGTGATAGCCGAAAGAGATGCTTTGGCACGGCAGATAGATTTTTTGAAAGAGAAGATCCGGACGCATAAAGCGACGGAAGCGAAAGACAGAGATTGGCAGGAGGAGCTGCAAAAACTTGAGAGCGAGCTTACGGGGTTGAGATCCGTGCGCAGAATGATCAACAAGAAAGAGACTTTCGAGTTCTTTACCAACGAGGGGTTGCTGCCAAACTATGCTTTTCCCGAATCCGGTGTTACGCTCAAATCGATTATCTATCGTCATAAAGAGAAGATCCAGGGCGATGATGGTGCCGGATATGAGAGCTTCTCTTTCGAATACGAACGACCCGGCAGCAGTGCCATCAGTGAACTGGCGCCCCACAACCGGTTCTATGCCGGCGGACGAAAAGTTCGGATCGATCAGATCGATATGAAGATCAGTGAGATAGAAACTTGGCGTTTTTGTGACAGATGCTCTTATAGCCGGCGGGAAGGGGCGACGGTGGAGTCTGTATGCCCACGTTGCGGAAGCCCTATGTGGTGTGATGCCGGACAGAAACGTGATTTGATACGTTTACGACAGGTTATGGCAACGACCGGCGACCGGCAAAGCAGATTGATGGATGATTCGGACCAGCGCGAGCCGCTTTTTTATACCAAGCAGCTTTTGATAGATATCGAGTCTGATCAGATTCAGGAAGCCTGGGTAACGGAGAGTGAAACCTCACCCTTCGGTTTCGAATTTGTGCAAAAAGCCCATTTCAAGGAGATAAATTTCGGAGAGTTTTCTCTTACCGGTGAAGAGGTAAGCATCGCGGGAAAACGTACACCCAGAAACGGTTTTATTCTTTGCCGCTGTTGCGGAAAGGTGCAGAAGAAAAAACCGGAGGATCCAAATTTTAAACCCGTTCACGCTTTCTCGTGTGAATGCAGCGATCCAAATGATCCGGAGAATTTCGTTGAATCACTATATCTCTATCGGGATTTCGATTCCGAAGCGATCCGTATGCTTTTGCCCATGACCACTATGGCGAATGATGAAGAGAAGCTGCACTCTCTAATCGCTGCATTTCAGATGGGTTTGAAAGCCTATTTCGGCGGCTCGGTGGATCATCTACGGGTAGGGTTGCACGAAGAGGGTGTAGCGGGCGAGGAGTATCGGAAACAGTTTCTGGTACTATATGATACGATCCCGGGAGGGACTGGATATCTACGGCAATTGATGCGGGGTAATTATCCGTTATTCGATGTTTTAGAGCTTGCCTATAATGAGCTGAATACCTGTGTGTGCAATGAAGATCCCCAGAAAGATGGATGCTATCGTTGTATTTACGCCTATAGAAACAATTTCGACCGGCCACTGGTCTCCAGGGATCGGGCCAAAGAGGTGATCGAAGAGATTTTGACCTACAAGGAGCGTGTAAAACGTGTCGAAAACCTAAGTGCTGTTTCGGTGGACGGGCTCTTCGACAGTGAACTGGAAGCACGCTTCTTAAAAAAGCTTTCGAGCTATTGTGAAGAGGGTGTTCGTGCGAAATTGCGTGAGTACGTAACCAGAAACGGACGGGCGGGCTACCTTTTGGAAATCGGAGAGCGCCGCTATGAAATCGAACAGCAGGTGGAGTTGGGGGAGCGAAATGGAGTTTCTATATCCAGTCGTGCCGACTTTGTGATCTACCCGGATGAGGGAAAACCCATTGTCGTTTTTACGGACGGGTATGCGTTTCATAAAGATAGATTGGAACTTGACAGCGCACAGCGTATGGCTATACTGGAAAGTGGAAATTATGAGGTTTGGAGTATTACATGGGAAGATGTGGAAAAAGAGGGGTTGAATGAAGAGTCTTGTCTCAATTTTATCGACCGGGACAGCTTTAATCCTGTTGTCTTAGCCAGGTACTGCAACGATGATTCATTTATGGAGCAAAACAGTTTTCAATGGCTCATGAAGAGACTGGCGCAAGGCGATAAGGCATTATGGTCAAAGCGAGCCGACAGTGTAACGCTCTCTATGATGCAGGGTGTCATAAAAAAGGAGACCTCTGCATGGGAGGATATCATGGAAATCCTAAGCACAGAGATGAAAGAGATCCTTGATGAATTGAAAGAACCGATCGTATATGGTCAAAAAACGTATGAGTCGATGAGGCTTTTTGTCCTGGGAGAGCTTAAGTCGATCAACCGTAATGACTTTTCCAAACTGGTTGCCGCTATCTATCTAAACGATGAAGAGCAGGTAGACAAAGCGCTTTGGGCAGGGATGCTTCGGCTTTGGAATTTATTACAGTTTGTATCTTATCCTTTCTGGACTACCAAAAAGGGGCTTGAAAGTGGGATGTACGATGCCATAGATTGGTTCAAAGAACAGGAGAAAGCGGTAGATAAAGAGTGGAACGGTGTATATGAAGAGGTATTGGAGGAGGCAAAAGCATTGGTCAAAGCGCTAGCCGGTGCCGGTGTTCCACTGCCGGAAGTAGGATATGAAATTACAGATGAGAGCGGGAAAGTACTTGCCGATACGGAGTTGGCGTGGCCAGATAAAAAGATAGGGGTGGTTTTGGGCGAAATACCGGATACAATAGGTGGTTGGCATCTGTTTAGTGTAGAGGAGAAAGAGTTATTGATACGACACCTCAATGAAGGAGAAAAATAA
- a CDS encoding putative DNA helicase, with translation MKVAISSDFFTALSKLPRTQMNKTIRLVEKFKNNPTSPGLNYEKLQLGNDSQIYSLRVDNAYRVILFKPQKGDVYILLWVDHHDEAYKWARNHQCTIHPETGSLQIIQVTHETKSYSEKEQKRESFFSHFRDRELLRLGVPENMLPDIKRVDSEEELDALQGQLPEEAYEALFYLLAGDSYEEVLRYLAFDRVKPNIDIEDYAKALENANSRRRFYVVDENDVDLISMLNAPLEKWRVFLHPTQRAIVYRDWNGPVRVLGGAGTGKTVVAMHRAKWLAAGQSGNGKILFTTFTKNLAMDIYENLKTICSEKELDRIEVKNLDQWVYEFLYKNGYRDRIAYGDETAELWEEALTVVPADLTFPESFYKEEWEHVIQPQSVMTLGDYLRASRAGRGTRLSRGQRKMVWKVMEEYRSLLQKHHLKEPQDAMRDAKVLIEAGHLDRYYDAIVVDEAQDFSMQALQLLRSMVPETKNDLFIVGDAHQRIYGHKVVLGQCGIKIVGRSRKLKLNYRTTDEIRKWAVHIFEGEEVDDLDNGIDRQNDYKSLYHGPEPEVRKAETYSDELHLICEHVENLWKHEESASTCLVLRTIKLRDQYAKELKKMGIPIIILAKDTKDNLDEKGLRVATMHRVKGLDFDHMIIASTVKGIIPYEKTLETTDAASREESLQKERALLFVAATRAKKTLLITGFGEMSEWVDNA, from the coding sequence ATGAAAGTAGCAATTTCCTCCGATTTTTTTACGGCTCTCTCCAAACTTCCGAGAACCCAGATGAACAAGACCATTCGTCTTGTGGAAAAGTTTAAGAATAATCCGACATCACCGGGGCTCAATTATGAAAAATTACAACTGGGAAACGACAGCCAAATCTATTCGCTGCGGGTGGATAATGCCTATCGTGTCATACTTTTCAAACCACAAAAGGGCGATGTCTACATTCTGCTTTGGGTCGATCATCACGATGAAGCGTACAAGTGGGCAAGGAATCATCAATGTACGATACATCCGGAGACCGGAAGCCTGCAGATCATTCAGGTAACGCACGAAACAAAGAGTTACTCAGAAAAAGAGCAGAAGCGAGAAAGCTTTTTCAGCCACTTTAGAGATCGGGAACTGTTGCGGCTGGGGGTGCCGGAAAATATGCTGCCGGATATTAAAAGGGTCGATAGCGAAGAGGAACTTGATGCGCTGCAAGGGCAACTGCCGGAAGAGGCTTATGAAGCACTTTTTTACCTTTTGGCCGGTGATAGCTATGAGGAGGTTTTGCGTTATCTTGCATTTGATCGCGTTAAACCGAATATCGATATCGAAGATTATGCAAAAGCTCTGGAAAATGCCAACTCCCGACGCCGTTTCTATGTTGTAGACGAGAATGATGTCGACTTGATCAGTATGCTCAATGCCCCTCTTGAAAAGTGGCGGGTCTTTTTACATCCCACTCAACGTGCCATTGTTTATAGAGATTGGAATGGGCCTGTCCGGGTATTGGGAGGTGCGGGTACAGGCAAGACAGTCGTAGCAATGCATAGGGCAAAATGGTTGGCTGCCGGCCAATCGGGGAATGGGAAGATTCTTTTTACCACATTTACGAAAAACTTGGCAATGGATATCTATGAAAATCTTAAAACCATCTGCAGCGAAAAAGAGCTGGACCGCATCGAGGTAAAAAACCTGGACCAGTGGGTTTACGAGTTTCTCTACAAAAATGGTTATCGCGATCGCATTGCTTATGGAGATGAAACGGCGGAATTATGGGAAGAAGCACTTACGGTTGTTCCGGCTGATTTAACATTTCCGGAAAGCTTTTATAAAGAAGAGTGGGAACATGTAATACAGCCGCAATCAGTTATGACGCTTGGGGATTATCTTAGAGCTTCCCGGGCCGGTAGAGGTACTCGCTTGAGCCGTGGACAGAGAAAAATGGTATGGAAGGTGATGGAGGAGTATCGCTCTTTGTTGCAGAAACATCATCTTAAAGAGCCTCAGGACGCGATGCGAGATGCAAAAGTTTTGATCGAAGCAGGACATTTGGACAGGTATTACGACGCAATAGTCGTTGATGAGGCTCAGGACTTCAGCATGCAGGCACTGCAGTTGCTCCGCTCGATGGTCCCGGAGACAAAAAACGATCTTTTTATAGTAGGCGATGCCCATCAAAGAATATATGGCCATAAAGTTGTTTTGGGACAATGTGGCATCAAAATTGTCGGACGGAGCAGAAAATTGAAGCTCAACTATAGGACGACAGATGAAATTCGAAAATGGGCTGTGCACATATTTGAGGGAGAAGAGGTTGATGACTTGGATAACGGTATCGATAGACAGAATGATTACAAATCTCTTTATCATGGTCCTGAACCGGAAGTTCGTAAAGCTGAAACTTACTCAGATGAGCTACATCTAATCTGCGAGCATGTTGAAAATCTATGGAAACATGAGGAGAGTGCCTCAACATGTCTGGTGTTACGTACTATAAAGCTTAGAGACCAATATGCTAAAGAGTTAAAAAAGATGGGCATTCCTATTATCATTTTGGCAAAAGATACAAAAGACAACCTTGATGAAAAAGGATTGAGAGTTGCGACCATGCATCGTGTGAAAGGTTTGGATTTTGATCATATGATTATTGCCTCGACAGTGAAAGGGATCATACCATACGAGAAAACCTTGGAAACTACTGATGCAGCCAGCAGGGAAGAGAGTCTGCAAAAAGAGAGGGCGTTATTGTTTGTTGCCGCAACTAGGGCAAAAAAAACCCTTTTGATCACAGGTTTTGGTGAAATGTCAGAATGGGTTGACAATGCCTAG